The segment TTTTTTATGACTTTTGATGTGCAAGACGGACTTTTCTTTTGTTAGAACAGGAATTACGAGGAACTAGAAAGAGGAGTGGTAAAAGAGATAAGGGAAGCAGTAGAACAGTAGTTTGATCAGAAGCAGTAATCTTTTCAATAGTAGTTGTTGTTACAAGATTACTCGCACTAAAGCGATGGGGCATTGAAAAATAGTAAAATAACCTTTACCTCTTCAATTAACTTCTCTGTTTTCGGCAAATATCTATCTTATGTAATACAAATTGTTATTCCGTAAGACATTGAAAAAGGCATTTCGAAAGAAAGCAAGTTTACATACCAGCAGTAGCAGGGACTCGATCAGCAAAATACAAAAGAGGAAGAGCGATGCTGATTTAGCACTGCTCTTCCTCTCTAATCTATATTAAGGTACTTTTACGGACACGGAAAATTTTGTTCACTCAAAACCAACAGGTAAAACCTCCACTTCAAAAGAAGTCAGTCTGTTTGATGGGCGTGAATTCTTTTGTACAGGGCTTCAGCCGCTTCATCAATCGACGTATAATACTCGACGTGCTGATTTTCAGTGGATATCACTTCGAGTATATACGTATCTTTTAGGCACTTCACCGTTAGCGTATCCTCCACGCCAATCGAGAAGGAATGACGGATGGAAGAAAAATTGAAGGTGCACGAAAGCTGCAAGAGACTCTTGATGTGTTCCAACTTCATAACGACCGCACTCTTTTCTTCTGTGACATAAGGGAATTACAGGTCGAGCTATAGGGTTTTTACCCGATTCTTGGGCATTTAATCCGAGAAAAAACTCCTGAGCCATCAGGAGTTGATCGATAAATCGTGGGAAGCGATAAACGCCACAATGTACTGGGCTGTTTCATCAATCGAATCATTTTGAAAAACTTCTTGCGACTGTGAATTGGAAATTTCAAAAGTTGTCGTGCCCGGTAAACACCGAATGGATAAGCGGTGGCCGTCCTCTGTCGTGAATGCCTGCTCAATATCCATCGTATGGTATTCAACCATCGTTTCAAGAAAAACCTTGACGTTATTAAAATTCATATGGAGAATCTCCTTTCCGACTTTGGAAAGTGACTAATAAAAGTCTGAAAGAATCCATTTATTGCTAGATATACAGTATGCCACGAAAGAAGACGAATCCCTAATAACCGGGTTTTTCCTTGTAAGCGTAAAGACGGAATAGCTGAAAATAGAGCCAAAAGAATGGGGCTATTTGCCGCGGCTACAAAAGATGCCATGTTTATGTAGGAACTGCAGGGGTAACCAACTTATATACATAGATCAGCCATAACTTCCGCTGATGGCGAGAGCCACAGGGAAGCTGATTCTGAACGGGAGGCATGCAGCTACTTGCAGGTCTCCTATCCCTTGTCCTTCGTGACCGTCTAAATAAAAAATAATTTCGCCAAAAAGGAGCTTGAGCTATGACAAACGATAAAACGGTCCAAACGGAAATTGAAGGCTTTATCTCTTCTTTTTTCGAGAGCCAATTCGGCGAAAGTCCCAGTTCCGTGAATGCAGCCATCCGAAACCCTTTTATCGCGATCCATCTGATCGGTTTTTCACTTCCGAGTGAGAAATTGCTTTTAAAACGAATGGAAGCCAAACGGGTGGGCCAGACAAGAGATCTTTTGCTGAACAGCGTCAAAATGGAATTGTTCCAAGAGCTAGCCGCCATCACGGGATATGACGTGAAGGAAATCTATGCAGACTGGAACTTTGAAAAGGAAAGCGGTCTGCTGATTGTGGTGCTGGATGCGGAAACAGACCCGGTGTCTTTCATCTATCCGGAAGGCGTGAATAAAGAAGCCCTGCATGAAATCGTCATCAAAATTAGTAAAATCACGCAAAAAGCACCCGAAACGATCGAGAGCTATTGGCTGAATGACATCACGGTCGTGGTGGAACGGAGAGGCATCATGGTGGATATTGAAAAAGAATTGATCAAAAACGGAGTAATCGAAGAATTGAGGGTGGCCAAACGGCCGCTCGAACACCGCGTGATGGAATTCTTTAAGCTGGAACCGGTATTAAAACAGGAAATCAACGACTTGTTTGTCGACTGGAATTTCGTAGCAGATAAAGCCTATATGGTCTTCATCTTGGAAGCGAAACCGAATTAGGCCATGCAGGAAACCCTGCTTCCTGTATAATGAAACCCATCACAACAAGCGTTTACTCAAGGAAAAAGGGGGTGATTGGATGCCGAAAGAGAAAACGGTCCAAGCGGAAGTCGGGGGCTATATCTCCGGTGTATTTCGCAAGCACTTCGGAAAAGGCCCGACCTCGGTCTATGTCACCATCAATCGTTCGTTTGTCACCATTCATTTCCGCGGGCTCCTGGCACCGACGGAACGCCTTTTGGTGAAGCAGAATGAATTGAAACGCGTATTGGAAATAAGGGATCTGATGATGGTGGACTTGAAGCAGGAAATCATCCAAGGGCTGAAGGAAGTGGCAGCGCTTGAGGTAAAAGAGCTCTACGCCGATTGGGACCTGATCAAAGAGACGGGCCTGGTCATTGGGGTCATGAAAGATGAGCAGGAAGACGGGAAATGGACCGATGATGCGGTGGAACAGGCGTTCACGAAAGAGATGGAAGAGGCAAGCCGAAAGGCAGAAAAAGTGCCTGGCCGTGTGGAGTCGTATTGGCTAAGCGACCGGGTCCTACTGGTCCGCCGTTCTGAGATTTTGGTCCAGATTGAAAAGGAATTGATCAAAAATGGCTATGAGGAAGAGCTGAAATTGTGCAAACGCCCGCTGGAGCATCGGATGCTTGGCGAGGTCCGGGTAGAAGCGGTATTAAACCGGCGAGTCAGTGAAACCTTCTTTGACTGGAACTTCGATGCGGATGTGGGCTATATCGTGTTTCTCTTGGAACCAAAAGGGCCGGAGGAAGCGAAGCCAGGAGGGCAAGTCCTCAATTAAGTTTACATGTAAATGAAAACCGCCTCTCTATTGTGAAACAACTTCAACAATGGAGGGGCGGTTCTATTTTTAAGGGCTTTTATTTCAACTAAGGTCGATTTTGCCTTAAACCTGTTCTGCTAAAACCTGAAAGGATTGGCAGTTGAGGCATTCACTATAAGCATCCTTTTCTTCTAACTGAAGGATATATGTGTGAGAATCTGTAAATTCTCTTTTGCCGATGGGGGTAGACAAAAATCCACAGGCATCCCCTGCAAATTGCCGGCGATGAATCCGTTTTTTCAAGTGGTCAACAAAGTAAGTCATTCGTGTGCACTCCTTCTCTTCAACTAAGCTTAAGGACGAAAAAAAGCCGAAAAACATCCAAAAGGATGCTTTCCGGCTTTGTTGGCAGCACTACTGTCTGCAACAGATTACCATAAATCAGATTCTATTGTAGTTCCTATAGATTTCTTAGTCAAAGTGTTTCTTTTTTTTCGTTCGGTCTAATTCCAAGCTGGAAACGCTACTGTTTTCCAAGTAGGTTTATTATACGGGATTTCCAGTTATAAGGGAAGAGTAGAAGTTGGCTCGTTTGAGGAAAAAGAAACAAATGACAAACGTCCTTGTTTTCTTTTAGTTTGTATGTTATTGATTCAGGATGATAATCCTATGGTATTTTATCCAGAAGTATAAGTGGCATTCAAAATGCTGAGTATAGAAGAATCATAAGGAACTATAATAAAGTTCTTAGTTTACATATGACGGCTTATCGGAAGGAAAGAAGTGATGGAATAAGCTTCTTTCCTTCCTTTTGTTCGTAAACGTGTACTTTTACGAACGGTTTTATGGTGGTGAATAACACCTAAAGAAGTCCCCTGATTAATTATGGTACACTTATCGATGAATAAAATTCTGAACATTCAAACTTTATGAGTTGCTGATGGAGGGGAGAAAATGAGTAGAAAAGAAGTACTTTTCATTTTCAAAAATGAGCTTAGCAAATACTCGCCAGAACAGCTACGGCATATTCCTGGAGAAGGAGTTTGGTCCATTGGGCAAATGTATGACCATATCATTGTAGTAGCGCATGAGTATCTCGATAATGTAGAAATATGTGCTGCATCAAATGAAGAGCAATCTTTAGGTAAAACTATGGCTGGTAAGAAATTATTTAAAGATGGTGGATTTTCGCCTATTAAAATCAGACTTCCAGATGAAATGAATGCTCCGCCCAATAATTCAGATGGCAGAGAAAAATTGGCGAAAAGAATGGAAGAGGTAATTAGTAGGCTGGAGCATTGGGAAGCGGAAGTGACTTTAATCAATCCGAATTGTAAAGTTGAACACGGGGGATTCGGCTGGCTGAATGCAAAAGAATGGTTTGACTTAGTGGGGATGCATTCCCATCATCACTTGCGCCAAAAAGACGAGCTTGAAAGTTATCTGAAAAAGGAAATGTAGTTTTTGAGTGATGTTAAGAAAACTTTTTTGGAAATTGGTTTTACGAATTTTGATTTTAGTCCCTTCGCTAAAATTTATAAAAAAAGGAAAAGTACGTATCTCAAAAGGAGGCTTTTAGATGAAATACTTGTGCTTGGGTTACTTCAACAAGGAGAAGATGGAGGCATTGCCAAAGGAAGAAATTGATGCCATCATGCTAGAATGCCAGCCTCATCTTGAGGAATTATACAAAAGTGGTCATGTGCTGGTAGATGCTGGCGTTGCACAAGAAGTGAAGAGCTTGCAGCGGGTTGGCGGGAAGATACAAGTTGGTGATGGCCATTTAACCCAGCTGGATAAACTCATTGGAAGTGCGTTCATACTAGAAGCCCAGAACATTGAAGAAGCAATCCAAGTGGCTTCTCTACACCCGACTGTGCAGGTCAGTCGAGGAGAACAACTTGGGTGGGAAATTGAGATCCGCCCAATCGATTCCTTCGATATGAAAGACTAAAGAGATTGCAGAGGCAAGCCCTTTGTTCTTGTTCACTATGTTACTTTAAATCAAAAATGCCTTTCCCCGTTTCAAAATCTATCGGCAATGAGGAATGTTCATGGACAATCGCCCATGAGTCCTCTACTTTTTTCAGTCCAAAGGTGAACCGGTTGGTTGTCTGCTGAAGCTGCACACCTGATTCCTTTTGATATCCTGTATAAGTCACCGTGCAATGTACAAAAGCCAAGGTTGAAGTTTCTTCAATTACGATATCGTTAAAAGCGACTTTAAGGAGAACTTCCCCTTCACTCAGGCCATTGAACCATTCGGATATATTCGCTTTCCATGAAGAGATCCCTTTGCTTTCCCAGCTTTCCCAACAATCATAGAGGTGGATTTCAGAAGCATACAAGGACAATAATTTCTCAACGTCTTTTTCTTGAATTGCGGTTCTGTACGTTTCAAGGACATCTTGCACATCAGAAAAATTCTGCGTCATGAATGTCTTCCCCTTTCCTGATTACGAAATAACAAAATGTTACTGAGCCCTTAAGGCTATCTAATCTTAATACGGCGTTCAGCCTGTTTTTCCTGCTTTGAAATTACAGGTCTATTCTTTGATACAGGGAGCAATTAACACCAATAGAAGAGGAAGTATTTTAGTAAGATTTCGTCAAAGGTACGGTATGCATAAAAAAACTATAATCGGAAGTTTTATATTTGAGTTAAAGAATTCAAAAAACCAGTGACCTCTTATTAAAGGTGACTGGTTTTTTAAAATTTAATGCAAAATAAAGCTTGAATTGATGCAACTTATCTCTAAAAATGGCATCAATCACTAACAGATCAGTGAATATCGCGCTTTTTAAAACTTCCGCCTCTGACTTCAGCTGCGTCGTAAACGACGATGAATGCGTTGCTGTCTATTTCGTAGATGATTTCTTTCATCTTGCTGTCTTCGAGCCGGTTGATGATGCAAGTAATTTCTTTGTGTTCCTCATTCGTGTAGGCGCCTTTGACGATGCTGTAAGTAGCATTGCGGCCGAGGCGGTCGTAGATGGTCTGGACGAGCAGCTCGGGTTCACGCGAAATGATTTTATACGTTTTGGAGCCGCTGAATCCTTCTTCGACCAAGTTAATCACTTTGGATGCGATGAAATAAGCGATTCCGGAAAGGAAAGCGCCTTTCAGGCCGAAGACGAAGGAAACGATGATAAAAACGAATACATTAAGGAATAGGATCATATCACTCGTTCCGAATGGCAATTTGCGTGACAGCAGCACGGCCAGCATGTCAATGCCGTCGAGCGCACCGCCGTTTCGAAGAGCAAGACCCATGCCAATGCCGATGATGATTCCGCCGATGACGGTGACCAGCAAGGTATCGTTTTCAACGATGGTCGGAACATGGTGCATGACCGTCGTTGCATAGGCGAGGGAAGCGATGCCAATGACGGAGTAGATGGCAAAGCTTCTGCCGATTTGTTTATAGCCTAAATAGACGAACGGGATGTTCAGGACAGCAATCAGCAAGCCAAGCGGCAAGTCGGATAATTGGGAACCGACGATGCTGATGCCCGTGATTCCACCATCCGATACATTGTTCGGGATCAGCACGGCTTCAAGGCCGTATGCGGTGATAAAGGCTCCGATGATGATAGGAAGCGCTCTTAAAAGCATTTTAGCTTTACTCGTTTTGCTTTTTGTTGCAGTTGGGTTCATTCTATTTTCCCCTTCTCTGAAGTTTCGTGATGGATTTTTTTCACTCCAATTAATAAATATAACCTTATTTTGGCTTTTTTAGTAGGAAAACTTGAAGAGAACGAGAAAGAAGCGCGGACCTGTAATAGATAATTTATTTAAAAAAGGGATTGGAACCGGGTGTCTTGAATTTTATTAAGGATGAGCAAAATTATAGTAAGAGTTGAAGGTCAAAGGCTGCAGCCTTAAAAAGGAGGAATTTCCATGCTGTTTATGTTGATAGTTAAAGCTTCACCCAGTTCGGAAGGCGGCAAGCGCCCAAGCACGGAGTTGATAGAAGCCATGTCCAGGTATAACGAGGAGTTAAAGGAAGCGGGCGTTCGGGTTATGGCAGAAGGGCTTCATCCCAGTTCGAACGGAATTCGCCTTTCATATGTGAAGCCTGGT is part of the Planococcus shenhongbingii genome and harbors:
- a CDS encoding Na-translocating system protein MpsC family protein, translated to MTNDKTVQTEIEGFISSFFESQFGESPSSVNAAIRNPFIAIHLIGFSLPSEKLLLKRMEAKRVGQTRDLLLNSVKMELFQELAAITGYDVKEIYADWNFEKESGLLIVVLDAETDPVSFIYPEGVNKEALHEIVIKISKITQKAPETIESYWLNDITVVVERRGIMVDIEKELIKNGVIEELRVAKRPLEHRVMEFFKLEPVLKQEINDLFVDWNFVADKAYMVFILEAKPN
- a CDS encoding YybH family protein, whose product is MTQNFSDVQDVLETYRTAIQEKDVEKLLSLYASEIHLYDCWESWESKGISSWKANISEWFNGLSEGEVLLKVAFNDIVIEETSTLAFVHCTVTYTGYQKESGVQLQQTTNRFTFGLKKVEDSWAIVHEHSSLPIDFETGKGIFDLK
- a CDS encoding YciI family protein — translated: MKYLCLGYFNKEKMEALPKEEIDAIMLECQPHLEELYKSGHVLVDAGVAQEVKSLQRVGGKIQVGDGHLTQLDKLIGSAFILEAQNIEEAIQVASLHPTVQVSRGEQLGWEIEIRPIDSFDMKD
- a CDS encoding DinB family protein; its protein translation is MSRKEVLFIFKNELSKYSPEQLRHIPGEGVWSIGQMYDHIIVVAHEYLDNVEICAASNEEQSLGKTMAGKKLFKDGGFSPIKIRLPDEMNAPPNNSDGREKLAKRMEEVISRLEHWEAEVTLINPNCKVEHGGFGWLNAKEWFDLVGMHSHHHLRQKDELESYLKKEM
- a CDS encoding Na-translocating system protein MpsC family protein; its protein translation is MPKEKTVQAEVGGYISGVFRKHFGKGPTSVYVTINRSFVTIHFRGLLAPTERLLVKQNELKRVLEIRDLMMVDLKQEIIQGLKEVAALEVKELYADWDLIKETGLVIGVMKDEQEDGKWTDDAVEQAFTKEMEEASRKAEKVPGRVESYWLSDRVLLVRRSEILVQIEKELIKNGYEEELKLCKRPLEHRMLGEVRVEAVLNRRVSETFFDWNFDADVGYIVFLLEPKGPEEAKPGGQVLN
- a CDS encoding YitT family protein; this translates as MNPTATKSKTSKAKMLLRALPIIIGAFITAYGLEAVLIPNNVSDGGITGISIVGSQLSDLPLGLLIAVLNIPFVYLGYKQIGRSFAIYSVIGIASLAYATTVMHHVPTIVENDTLLVTVIGGIIIGIGMGLALRNGGALDGIDMLAVLLSRKLPFGTSDMILFLNVFVFIIVSFVFGLKGAFLSGIAYFIASKVINLVEEGFSGSKTYKIISREPELLVQTIYDRLGRNATYSIVKGAYTNEEHKEITCIINRLEDSKMKEIIYEIDSNAFIVVYDAAEVRGGSFKKRDIH